One Fibrobacter sp. UWR4 DNA window includes the following coding sequences:
- the rplK gene encoding 50S ribosomal protein L11: protein MAKKITGYIKLQIPGGAANPAPPVGPALGQKGVNIMEFCKQFNAKTQDAKGMIIPVVITVYADKSFTFITKVSPVPALIKKAVGIESGSGEPNRKKVGKITKAQIQEIAQKKMPDLNTIDLEAAMRMVAGTARSMGVEVVD from the coding sequence GTGGCAAAGAAAATCACAGGTTATATTAAGCTCCAGATTCCCGGTGGTGCAGCTAATCCGGCTCCTCCCGTAGGTCCGGCCCTTGGTCAGAAGGGTGTCAACATCATGGAATTCTGTAAGCAGTTCAATGCAAAGACCCAGGACGCTAAGGGAATGATCATTCCCGTAGTCATCACCGTCTACGCAGATAAGAGCTTCACCTTCATCACGAAGGTTTCGCCGGTTCCGGCCCTCATCAAGAAGGCTGTCGGCATTGAAAGTGGCTCTGGTGAACCCAACCGTAAGAAGGTCGGTAAGATCACTAAGGCCCAGATCCAGGAAATCGCTCAGAAGAAGATGCCGGATCTTAACACAATCGACCTCGAAGCCGCTATGCGCATGGTTGCTGGTACTGCCCGCTCCATGGGTGTTGAAGTGGTTGACTGA